CGTTTCCCGGTTGATGGAGAGAAGGACGTCCCCTTCCCGGACGCCGCCGTCCCACGCCGGGCTGGCGGTCTCGACGAACGTCACTTCGACGCCTCCGCGAAGCTCCATCTCCCGCAGCAGGTGCTTGGGTACGGTCCGCACGGCCATCCCGAGAGGATCCACCGGCTCACGGGGGGGCGGGCGCCGGACCGATGCCTGCTTCTCCGCCTCTTCGACCGTCACCGTCGCCGCCACCCGTTTCCCCGCGCGGAGTATCTCGAGCGTCACCGGGGAACCGGTCGCCGTCCCGGCGACCAGCCTCTGGAACTCCTTGACCCCGGATACGCGGGCCTTTCCGAAGGCGACCAGGATGTCCCCCATCCGCACGCCCCCCCGCTCGGCGGGGCTGCCCGGAACGACGCGGTTCACCAGGATCCCCTTTTCGCCCTTCGCTCCGAACGCCTCGGCCAGCTCCGGAGGGAGGACCTGGATTCCCAGGCCGATCCACCCCCGCCGAACCGTCCCGTGCGCGACCAGGTCCTGCTCCACCGACCGGACCGTGTTGATCGGGATGGCGAAGCCGATCCCCTGGCCCGCGGTCACCATCGCCGTGTTGATCCCGACCACTTCCCCCCGCGCGTTGAGGAGCGGCCCCCCCGAGTTTCCCGGGTTGATCGACGCGTCGGTCTGGATGAAATCGTCCCCGCCCTCGAGGTCCGGTTCCGCGCTGCGCCCGGTCGCGCTCACCACGCCGAGGGTCACGGTGCTCTCGAGGCCGAACGGGTTCCCCACCGCGATGGCGAACTCCCCGACCTTCAGGCGGGAGGAGTCGCCCAGCGTCGCCACCGGGAGCTTCCCGGACGGCTGGATCCGCAGCACGGCCACGTCCGTCCGGACGTCCGCACCGACTACCTTCGCACGGTACTCGCTCCGATCCGAAAGCCGGACCACGATCTCGTCCGCGTCGCGGATGACGTGCTCGTTGGTGACGATCAGCCCGTCCTCCCCGATGATGACCCCCGAGCCGAGGGAGTTCTCGCGGAACCCGCCGTTCTCCTCGAGCAGATCCACGAGGTACTCCGGGGGGCGGCCGTCCGGCCGTAGCCCGGACCCCGGCGTTCCGTGCGCGAAGCGGGTGACCGTGCGAATGTTGACCACCGCGGGGACGGCGCGCTCCACGGCGGCGACGAGCGCCTGCTGGACCGAGGCGACGCTGGACGGCGCCGTCGCGCTCCCCGGCCCTCCGCCGTTGCACGCGGCGAGGAACGGGAGGAGGAGAAGAACGGAAAGCGTTCGCAACAGGAGATTCCAGCGGAGTCGCCGCAGGAGGGGAGCGCAGCGCCTTCCGGAATCGCTCTTTGGATGCGCTGCCGTATTTATAAAAGGGAGCACTAAGTTAGCCTCGCCGACCGCGCATACCCGACATCCTTCTCGATCTGGCGCACCAGTTCCTCCACGCTCTCGAACTTCCGTTCGTCACGGATGCGATCCCGGAAGCGCACCGTCATCTCCTGCCCGTAGAGATCGCCCTCGAAGTCCAGGATGTGCGCCTCCACCGCGAGGGAGTTCTCCCCGAAGGTGGGGTTGAACCCGACGTTGGCCACCCCTCTCCGCACGACACCCCCCACCGCGGCGTCGATCACGTACACTCCCGGCAGCGGGAGGAGTTCCTGCACGAACTCGACGTTTGCCGTCGGGAACCCGAGCTTTCGCCCCCGGGCGGCGCCGGGGATCACCCGACCGGACACCGAATACGGTCGGCACAGGAGTTCCTCGGCCTCCCGCACCCGTCCCGAGAGCAGGAGCTCCCGGATGCGGCTGGAGCTCACGATCGCCCCCCCGCGCAGAAGCGGCGGGACGACATCCACCTCGAACCCGAGCCCGCTCCCGATCCGCCGGAGCATCCCGGGAGATCCCGCCCGGTTCCTTCCGAAGGTGAAGTCGTATCCCACCGTGACGAAACGGGCGCGCAGCCGCTCATGGACGACCGTCCGGGCGAACTCCTCCGGTTCCATCCCGCCGATCGCCCCGGTGAACGATTCGACGACCAGGAGATCGATCCCGAGCTCCTCCATCCGGGACGCCTTTTCCCCCATCGATGTGATCTCGTAGAAGCGCGCCCTGGGGGTGAAGAAGCGGACCGGATGCGGCGTGAAGGTGAGCGCGACGGCCTGCAGGCGGAGATCCCGGGCGTGCGCCACGGTCCGCCGGATAAGCTCCCGATGGCCAAGGTGCACCCCGTCGAAATTTCCGATCGTCAGGGAAGTCTCCTCTGGCGGGGAGAAGTTCCCGGACCCCTCGATGACATCCATTCGGCCCGACCGTCCATTCTTCCCGGTTCCGGGCTCCTCCGGCGGGGAATGATAAAGTATGATACTACACGATGAGAATCACACGGAAATATCTGCTCGGTGAAATGACCGGCCCGTTCCTGGTCGGGGTGGGTAGCTTCACCGTCATCGTCCTGCTCCAGCGATTCTCCCGGCTCGCGGACCTGGTGATCGCGAAGGGGGTGCCGATGCCCCTCGTCGGGCGCCTCCTCCTCTCCCTCCTCCCACCGTTCTTCGAGATCACCCTTCCCGCCTCCCTGCTCCTCGCGGTCCTGCTCGGCCTGGGGAGGCTCGCCACGGACTCGGAAACGACGGCGCTCTCCGCCGCCGGGGTGGGGATGCGCGGGGTCGCCCTCCCCGTGCTGGCCGCCAGCGTCATCACGTGCGCCGCGGTGCTCCTCACCGGGTGGCAGGGGGTCCCCTGGGGGTACCGCGAGACGCAGCGCACCCTCGCTCAGATCGTCTCCGAGCGGGCCGGCGCCGGCGCCTCCGAGCACGTCTTCCGCGAGATCACCCCCGAGGTCCTGGTGTATCCCGACCGGGTCTCCCCGGACGGACAGAGGATGTCCGGCGTCTTCCTCTCCTTCCGTCCGGCGGGAGACGATCCGCTTCTCGTGTTCGCGCGCGAGGGGCGCTTCGTGCCCGCCGCCGGCGACGGGGTGGTGAGCCTGGAGTTGTCCGACGGGACCATCCACGGCGAGCCGACCGGAAAACCGTTGTACCGCGTCGCCTCCTTCGGCCGGATGACGTTCCGGATCCCCCTCGAGGCCTCCTCCATTTCCGGAGGGGCCGATCCGAAAGGGATGACCCTCCCCGAACTGTC
The genomic region above belongs to bacterium and contains:
- a CDS encoding trypsin-like peptidase domain-containing protein codes for the protein MRTLSVLLLLPFLAACNGGGPGSATAPSSVASVQQALVAAVERAVPAVVNIRTVTRFAHGTPGSGLRPDGRPPEYLVDLLEENGGFRENSLGSGVIIGEDGLIVTNEHVIRDADEIVVRLSDRSEYRAKVVGADVRTDVAVLRIQPSGKLPVATLGDSSRLKVGEFAIAVGNPFGLESTVTLGVVSATGRSAEPDLEGGDDFIQTDASINPGNSGGPLLNARGEVVGINTAMVTAGQGIGFAIPINTVRSVEQDLVAHGTVRRGWIGLGIQVLPPELAEAFGAKGEKGILVNRVVPGSPAERGGVRMGDILVAFGKARVSGVKEFQRLVAGTATGSPVTLEILRAGKRVAATVTVEEAEKQASVRRPPPREPVDPLGMAVRTVPKHLLREMELRGGVEVTFVETASPAWDGGVREGDVLLSINRET
- a CDS encoding bifunctional riboflavin kinase/FAD synthetase, whose amino-acid sequence is MDVIEGSGNFSPPEETSLTIGNFDGVHLGHRELIRRTVAHARDLRLQAVALTFTPHPVRFFTPRARFYEITSMGEKASRMEELGIDLLVVESFTGAIGGMEPEEFARTVVHERLRARFVTVGYDFTFGRNRAGSPGMLRRIGSGLGFEVDVVPPLLRGGAIVSSSRIRELLLSGRVREAEELLCRPYSVSGRVIPGAARGRKLGFPTANVEFVQELLPLPGVYVIDAAVGGVVRRGVANVGFNPTFGENSLAVEAHILDFEGDLYGQEMTVRFRDRIRDERKFESVEELVRQIEKDVGYARSARLT
- a CDS encoding LptF/LptG family permease; this translates as MRITRKYLLGEMTGPFLVGVGSFTVIVLLQRFSRLADLVIAKGVPMPLVGRLLLSLLPPFFEITLPASLLLAVLLGLGRLATDSETTALSAAGVGMRGVALPVLAASVITCAAVLLTGWQGVPWGYRETQRTLAQIVSERAGAGASEHVFREITPEVLVYPDRVSPDGQRMSGVFLSFRPAGDDPLLVFAREGRFVPAAGDGVVSLELSDGTIHGEPTGKPLYRVASFGRMTFRIPLEASSISGGADPKGMTLPELSRKVDATGSGGANATYRYHFHRRLSLAVSCLSFGLLAIPLGFSLRSRGKSSAVGITVALVLVYYLFIAAAGAVESRSGPGMIALLWAPNALGLSIGSWILWRSERSVTLLPRPFGRDRLRK